The Ranitomeya variabilis isolate aRanVar5 chromosome 7, aRanVar5.hap1, whole genome shotgun sequence genome includes a window with the following:
- the LOC143785631 gene encoding noggin-2-like, with protein MKRINLPQAVLLCSCLVLVHHQGSCQPFLRFRPSPSGDLPVLPVIEQPDPEQDPKEQDLDERTLRKKLGSNFDPNFMAVVLPNLVNMSTQDSLTKTKTLGSLPIELKKMDLSEAPYGGRIKIGKKARRKFLQWLWAYTYCPVLYTWKDLGIRFWPRFIKEGQCFAEKSCSLPEGMYCRPHKSVTKIFLRWHCQGWSRQRFCTWIPFQYPILSECKCSC; from the coding sequence ATGAAGAGGATAAATCTGCctcaagcagttcttctttgctccTGCCTGGTTTTGGTGCACCATCAGGGGTCTTGCCAACCGTTTCTCAGGTTTCGACCTTCTCCGAGTGGAGACTTACCTGTCTTACCTGTTATCGAGCAACCGGATCCAGAACAAGATCCAAAAGAGCAGGACTTGGATGAGAGGACACTGAGGAAGAAACTTGGCAGCAACTTTGACCCCAACTTTATGGCGGTGGTTTTGCCCAACCTTGTTAACATGTCTACCCAAGACTCATTGACAAAAACTAAAACCCTTGGCTCGCTACCAATTGAGCTCAAGAAGATGGACCTCAGCGAAGCACCTTATGGTGGCAGGATCAAGATAGGCAAGAAAGCCAGGCGGAAGTTCCTGCAGTGGTTGTGGGCTTACACCTACTGCCCGGTACTGTACACCTGGAAGGATCTAGGGATCAGGTTTTGGCCAAGGTTCATCAAGGAAGGACAATGCTTTGCAGAGAAGTCCTGCTCCTTACCAGAGGGTATGTACTGCAGACCCCATAAATCTGTCACCAAAATTTTTTTAAGGTGGCACTGCCAGGGCTGGTCAAGGCAACGGTTCTGCACATGGATCCCTTTCCAGTATCCAATATTATCCGAATGCAAGTGCTCGTGTTAA